A genome region from Armatimonadota bacterium includes the following:
- a CDS encoding molybdopterin-dependent oxidoreductase — protein MSEWLPIQPGTDLALALALCVRYTNAPFLVQEDGFLLRRNGKEQVWDRKSNAPKPYDAADVEPALEGEFVVEDRKVRPAFQVFREHVAPYTPQWTAEVCGVPAEQIQRVARELAEYAHIDATLVVDGVRVPYRPVAIMAYHMAQQELGFQAIRAMTLVMMLLGAVGAAGGQRFDIGPWKVHGNFEKPDRIEIKDPPYDFTLKDSKFFPINSGSPAVVAKVMQNPEKYGVKEVPEILILHMTNPVRAYGSAPDIREAYKKFKFVVAIDPWLSATADLFADVVLPAATLEKYEGPYSASDQYVDAVALRVPVMPPLFEGRGEIEIYLDLCEKLGVLYGKGGYLDQLNDALKLKDPYKLPLDRKPTVREIFDRWARSEGIPEGVAYFEKHGIRPKGVVKPSQLYGYAMDPPFGGVRHRFYGESLLRYRNTMRAKGADEIYWRDYTSFPTWRKPTMENSPPDYDLYLVSYKLIEHKQSRSAQLPLLSELARQAWLEINPATARAKGIRDGDEVWVEFHNALTGETRRVKAVARYREGIRPDTVGMPHHFGSAARHPWTDRNGPSPSELYFTGEGYVANTADQSFHVKVRVYRA, from the coding sequence GTGAGCGAGTGGCTGCCCATCCAGCCGGGGACCGACCTCGCCCTGGCCCTGGCGCTCTGTGTCCGGTACACGAACGCCCCCTTCCTGGTGCAGGAGGACGGGTTCTTGCTCCGCCGGAACGGCAAGGAGCAGGTGTGGGACCGGAAGTCCAACGCTCCCAAGCCCTACGACGCGGCGGACGTGGAGCCGGCCCTGGAGGGCGAGTTCGTGGTGGAGGACAGGAAGGTCAGACCCGCTTTCCAGGTCTTCAGGGAGCACGTGGCGCCGTACACCCCGCAGTGGACGGCGGAGGTGTGCGGCGTACCCGCGGAGCAGATCCAGCGCGTGGCCCGAGAGTTGGCGGAGTATGCCCACATCGATGCCACGCTGGTGGTGGACGGGGTGCGGGTTCCGTACCGGCCTGTGGCCATCATGGCCTACCACATGGCCCAGCAGGAACTCGGGTTTCAGGCAATCCGGGCGATGACCCTGGTCATGATGCTGCTGGGCGCGGTGGGGGCCGCGGGCGGCCAGCGGTTCGACATCGGCCCGTGGAAGGTGCACGGGAACTTCGAGAAGCCGGACCGCATCGAGATCAAAGACCCTCCGTATGACTTCACCCTGAAGGACTCGAAGTTCTTCCCCATCAACTCGGGCAGCCCGGCGGTGGTGGCGAAGGTCATGCAGAACCCGGAGAAGTACGGCGTCAAGGAGGTGCCGGAGATCCTGATCCTGCACATGACCAACCCCGTCCGGGCGTACGGGTCCGCACCGGACATCCGTGAGGCGTACAAGAAGTTCAAGTTCGTGGTGGCCATCGACCCGTGGCTCTCGGCGACCGCGGACCTGTTTGCGGACGTCGTGCTGCCTGCGGCCACGCTGGAAAAGTACGAGGGCCCGTATTCTGCCAGTGACCAGTACGTGGACGCGGTGGCCCTGCGGGTGCCCGTGATGCCGCCCCTGTTTGAGGGCCGCGGGGAGATCGAGATCTACCTGGACCTGTGCGAGAAACTGGGCGTGTTGTACGGAAAGGGGGGCTATCTCGACCAGCTGAACGACGCCCTCAAGCTCAAGGACCCGTACAAGTTGCCTCTGGACCGGAAGCCCACCGTGCGGGAGATCTTCGACCGGTGGGCGAGGTCGGAGGGGATCCCGGAAGGCGTGGCGTACTTCGAGAAGCACGGCATCCGGCCGAAGGGGGTGGTAAAGCCCAGCCAGCTCTATGGCTACGCCATGGATCCTCCCTTTGGCGGAGTGCGCCACCGCTTCTACGGGGAGTCGTTGCTGCGCTATCGCAACACCATGCGGGCGAAAGGGGCAGACGAGATCTACTGGCGGGACTACACGTCGTTTCCGACGTGGCGGAAGCCGACCATGGAGAACTCGCCGCCCGACTACGATCTGTACCTGGTGAGCTACAAGCTCATCGAGCACAAGCAGTCTCGGTCCGCTCAGCTGCCTTTGCTGTCGGAGCTGGCGCGGCAGGCATGGCTGGAGATCAACCCCGCCACCGCCCGGGCCAAGGGGATCCGGGACGGGGACGAGGTGTGGGTGGAGTTCCACAATGCCCTCACGGGCGAGACCCGTCGGGTGAAGGCGGTGGCCCGGTACCGGGAGGGGATCCGGCCCGACACCGTGGGGATGCCCCACCACTTCGGAAGCGCAGCGCGCCACCCGTGGACGGACAGGAACGGCCCCAGTCCCAGCGAGCTGTACTTCACCGGCGAAGGCTATGTCGCGAACACCGCGGACCAGTCCTTCCACGTGAAGGTCCGGGTGTACCGGGCGTAG
- a CDS encoding 4Fe-4S dicluster domain-containing protein, whose product MAKYAMVIDLNRCMRCRACMEACKVENNTPTAHFWMYVFRFEEGEYPNTHVWFLPRPCMHCDNAPCVKVCPVGARCKREDGLVATDWDRCIGCRYCEVTCPYGVNFFNWKGPRKDAYLDWSDGELRSRVDGNSPPYRNPDLDRPYGKERRRIAGEGGREVSSSCSVTWRIPRARCPRC is encoded by the coding sequence ATGGCCAAATACGCCATGGTGATCGACCTGAATCGGTGCATGAGGTGCCGGGCGTGCATGGAGGCGTGCAAGGTGGAGAACAACACGCCCACCGCCCACTTCTGGATGTACGTCTTCCGGTTCGAAGAGGGCGAGTACCCCAACACCCACGTGTGGTTCCTGCCGCGACCCTGCATGCACTGCGACAACGCCCCGTGCGTGAAGGTGTGCCCGGTGGGGGCGCGGTGCAAGCGGGAAGACGGGCTTGTGGCCACGGACTGGGACCGGTGCATCGGCTGCCGCTATTGCGAGGTGACCTGCCCGTACGGGGTGAACTTCTTCAACTGGAAGGGCCCCAGGAAGGACGCGTACCTGGACTGGAGCGACGGGGAGCTGCGGTCCAGGGTGGACGGAAACTCGCCGCCTTACCGCAACCCGGACCTGGACCGTCCGTACGGGAAGGAGCGGCGGAGGATCGCGGGGGAGGGCGGCAGAGAGGTGTCATCCTCCTGTTCGGTGACCTGGAGGATCCCAAGAGCGAGGTGTCCCAGGTGCTGA
- a CDS encoding molybdopterin-dependent oxidoreductase, producing MLARRINGRVVKLKGNPAHPRNRGTLCPKGVAQITALYDPTRIKTPLIRTNDKGVPGQWRRATWDEALRLVAARIQEVRAKNPKLVLWQKGRGKAPAFYDNAFVKAVGATRLGHGAFCSDAGYRACEYTVGISGVLHPDFRHTRYVLAWGWNLTNAGGNQLCWITWPQQLLQARERGCKVVLIDPRRRGEGPS from the coding sequence GAGTCGTCAAGCTCAAAGGAAACCCAGCCCACCCCCGCAACCGGGGCACCCTGTGCCCGAAGGGGGTGGCGCAGATCACCGCCCTGTACGACCCCACCCGCATAAAGACTCCCTTGATCCGCACAAACGACAAGGGTGTCCCGGGTCAGTGGCGCCGTGCCACGTGGGACGAGGCCCTCCGGCTTGTGGCGGCGCGAATCCAGGAGGTGCGGGCGAAGAACCCGAAGCTCGTACTGTGGCAGAAGGGACGCGGCAAGGCGCCCGCCTTCTACGACAACGCCTTCGTGAAGGCTGTGGGGGCGACGCGGCTTGGCCATGGAGCCTTCTGTTCGGATGCGGGCTACCGCGCCTGCGAATACACCGTGGGCATCAGCGGCGTGCTGCACCCGGACTTCCGCCACACCCGGTACGTGTTGGCGTGGGGGTGGAACCTCACGAACGCGGGCGGAAACCAGCTGTGCTGGATCACCTGGCCCCAGCAGCTCCTGCAGGCGCGGGAGCGCGGGTGCAAGGTGGTCCTCATCGACCCGCGCCGGCGGGGGGAGGGCCCTTCGTGA